From one Pristis pectinata isolate sPriPec2 chromosome 12, sPriPec2.1.pri, whole genome shotgun sequence genomic stretch:
- the LOC127576549 gene encoding zinc finger protein 271-like gives MICLWDSQTQHQRIHTRERPFTCSECGKGSTRSSYLLTHQQVHAGERPFICSTCGKGFHQFHDMMTHQRVHTRERPFACPTCGKRFTASSSLVMHQRVHTGERPFSCSTCGKGFTQLSNLRVHQRVHSGERPFSCSTCGKGFTQLSNLMTHQRVHTGERPFICSTCGKGFRRTSDLMTHQQVHTSERPFTCPTCGKGCTTSSGLVKHQRVHTGERPFTCSECGKGFTQSSHLLMHQRVHNGERPFTCSTCGKGFTQLTNLKMHQRVHSGERPFSCSECGKGFTQLSNLMMHQRVHTGEKLYNCSKCGKGFTHVSTLMRHQRVHTGERPYTCSECGKGFTHSSNLLTHQRVHSRERPYTCSKCGKEFTQSSQLLTHQRVHTGERPFICSTCGKGFRQSNDLMIHQRVHTGERPFACPTCGKGYTTSSRLVIHQQIHTGERPFTCSTCGKGFTQLTKLKVHQRVHSGERPFSCSKCGKGFTQLSHLMTHQRVHTGEKPYICSDCGKGFPLSSELLKHQRIHTADKD, from the coding sequence ATGATTTGTTTATGGGACTCTCAAACACAGCATCAGCGAATTCACActagggagaggccgttcacctgctctgagtgtgggaagggatccACTCGGTCGTCatatttgctgacacaccagcaagttcacgccggggagaggccgttcatctgctcgacgtgcgggaagggattccatCAATTCCACGACatgatgacacaccagcgagttcatacTAGGGAGAGGCCCTTTGCCTGCCCTACATGTGGGAAGAGGTTCACTGCGTCATCCAGTCTGGTgatgcaccagcgagttcacactggggagagaccgttctcctgctcaacatgtgggaaaggattcactcagttatccaacctGAGAGTGCATCAGCGGGTTCActctggggagaggccattctcctgctcaacgtgtgggaaaggattcactcagttatccaacctgatgacgcaccagcgagttcacactggagagaggccgttcatctgctcgacgtgtgggaagggattccgtCGGACATCTGACTTGATGACacaccagcaagttcacactAGCGAGAGGCCCTTTACATGCCCTACATGTGGGAAAGGATGCACTACGTCATCCGGTCTGGTgaagcaccagcgagttcacactggggagaggccattcacctgctctgagtgcgggaagggattcactcagtcgtctCATCTGCTGATGCACCAGCGGGTTCACaatggggagaggccgttcacctgctcaacatgtgggaaaggattcactcagttaacGAACCTGAAAATGCATCAGCGGGTGCActctggggagaggccattctcctgctccgagtgtgggaaaggattcactcagttatccaacctGATGATGCACCaacgagttcacactggggagaagctgtacaactgctccaagtgtgggaaaggattcactcatgTATCCACCCTGAtgagacaccagcgagttcacactggggagaggccgtacacctgctctgagtgcgggaagggattcactcattcgtCCAATTTGTTaacacaccagcgggttcacagccgggagaggccgtacacctgctccaagTGTGGGAAGGAATTCACTCAGTCGTCCCaattgctgacacaccagcgagttcacactggggagaggccgttcatctgctcgacgtgcgggaagggattccgtCAGTCAAACGACTTGAtgatacaccagcgagttcacactggggagaggcccttTGCCTGCCCTACATGTGGGAAGGGATACACTACGTCATCCAGGCTGGTGATACACCAgcaaattcacactggggagagaccgttcacctgctcaacatgtgggaaaggattcactcagttaacCAAGCTGAAAGTGCATCAGCGGGTTCACtccggggagaggccattctcctgctccaagtgtgggaaaggattcactcagttatctcacctgatgacacaccagcgagttcacactggggagaagccgtacatcTGCTCTGATTGTGGGAAGGGATTCCCTTTGTCATCTGAGCTGCTGaaacaccagcgaattcacactgcggacaaagattaa